A single genomic interval of Saccharothrix saharensis harbors:
- a CDS encoding choice-of-anchor M domain-containing protein: MRTTARIALLLTAVTGLSGLVATTASATSLVTIDTGHVDVFGVAYEDGEFHLHVHDEAAEAEYEPAEVLLVAKSAARTTVPADPAYSFLGAPGAPVWVLPEVEDPNLLWPGIAAEEVEPGVFVDGSLRLRVVTVCGPDDFSIFTTDAVGAPTVLVDSGNGLPDRIDLTPGGHQHANWAFEAAGTYSVTVRAVGTLAATGERVVSAPATYSFKVNR; this comes from the coding sequence TTGCGCACGACCGCACGCATCGCCTTGCTCCTGACGGCGGTGACCGGCCTGTCCGGCCTCGTCGCCACCACCGCCTCCGCCACGTCCCTCGTCACGATCGACACCGGCCACGTCGACGTCTTCGGCGTCGCCTACGAGGACGGCGAGTTCCACCTGCACGTCCACGACGAGGCCGCCGAGGCCGAGTACGAACCGGCCGAGGTCCTGCTCGTCGCCAAGTCCGCGGCGAGGACCACCGTGCCCGCCGACCCCGCCTACTCGTTCCTCGGCGCGCCCGGCGCGCCGGTCTGGGTGCTGCCCGAGGTCGAGGACCCGAACCTGCTGTGGCCCGGCATCGCCGCGGAGGAGGTCGAGCCCGGCGTGTTCGTCGACGGCTCGCTGCGCCTGCGCGTCGTGACCGTGTGCGGGCCCGACGACTTCAGCATCTTCACCACCGACGCCGTCGGCGCGCCGACCGTGCTGGTCGACAGCGGCAACGGCCTGCCCGACCGCATCGACCTGACCCCCGGCGGTCACCAGCACGCCAACTGGGCGTTCGAGGCGGCCGGCACCTACAGCGTCACCGTCCGCGCGGTCGGCACCCTCGCCGCGACCGGCGAGCGCGTCGTGTCCGCACCCGCCACCTACTCCTTCAAGGTGAACCGATGA
- a CDS encoding choice-of-anchor M domain-containing protein: MIARLAAVALAAGLALATTGTAHATTLSSGHVDVIDVDWTGSALTLDLRDGTTSPAVDRDPSTVTLNAVPASRSTVPSGGAYSFLGAPGSTFWVLPQNSVSGILWPGFDTSGVPSGVLLNNSVSVKLVSVTGPADFSVYTTGFGGSVSVWFDSGNGLPDTRTLAINGHAHANWAFEAAGTYTAVFEVTATKAAGGAVTTGQKSYTFTVQP, encoded by the coding sequence ATGATCGCCCGTCTCGCCGCCGTCGCGCTCGCCGCGGGACTCGCCCTGGCCACCACGGGCACCGCGCACGCGACCACCCTCTCCTCCGGCCACGTCGACGTCATCGACGTCGACTGGACCGGCAGCGCCCTCACGCTCGACCTGCGTGACGGCACCACCTCCCCCGCCGTCGACCGCGACCCGTCCACCGTGACGCTCAACGCCGTCCCGGCGAGCAGGTCCACCGTCCCCTCCGGCGGCGCGTACTCGTTCCTCGGCGCGCCGGGATCGACGTTCTGGGTGTTGCCGCAGAACTCGGTCAGCGGCATCCTGTGGCCGGGCTTCGACACCTCGGGTGTCCCGTCCGGCGTGCTGCTGAACAACTCGGTGAGCGTGAAGCTCGTCTCGGTCACCGGACCCGCCGACTTCAGCGTCTACACCACCGGCTTCGGCGGCTCGGTGAGCGTGTGGTTCGACAGCGGCAACGGCCTGCCCGACACCCGCACCCTCGCGATCAACGGCCATGCCCACGCCAACTGGGCGTTCGAGGCGGCGGGCACCTACACCGCCGTCTTCGAGGTCACCGCCACCAAGGCGGCCGGCGGTGCGGTCACCACCGGCCAGAAGAGCTACACCTTCACCGTCCAGCCTTGA
- a CDS encoding cellulose binding domain-containing protein yields the protein MLINSRVRVVAAATAIGALTGGLVMAGVASAAPGCGVDYAVSNKWQGGFSATVTIKNLGDPVDGWRLAWAFPGSERYGQGWNAVFSASGASVTASNVDYNRQIPTGGTASFGFNGTMTGDSVGTPSSFTLNGTTCTGNVDPTSTTTTTTTTDPGPGQGDPTGRKQVERLDRGVVSVRSGSGNLVSWRLLAGDSPSTGFNVYRGGTKLNSSPITTSTNYLDSGAAADASYTVRAVVNGTEQAASPASLSFGSGYRDVPISAPSGDHSANDASVGDLDGDGDYEFVLKWDPSNAKDNSQAGVTGNVFIDAYRLDGTRLWRIDLGRNIRAGAHYTQFQVYDYDGDGKAEVAMKTADGTRDGRGTVIGNASADYRNSDGYILSGPEFLTMFNGQTGAAVSTVSYDPPRGTVSSWGDSYGNRVDRFLAGTAYLDGARPSLIMARGYYTRAVIAAWDFRNGTLTKRWTFDSNASGNGTYAGQGNHSLTIGDVDADGRDEIVYGAATIDDNGRGLWNTRFGHGDAAHLSDLDPSRPGLEYYKVSENSNQPGTWFADARTGQVLWQTAPSGDNGRGVSADIYAGSPGAESWSSADSQVRNTRGTGIGRKPSSANFLIWWDGDPTRELLDQTRIDKYGTGGDTRLLTGSGVRSNNGTKATPSLSGDILGDWREEVVWPTTDNRALRIYATPNQTDRRIPTLMHDTQYRVAIAWQNTAYNQPPHPSFHIGNGMATPPWPDVHYAG from the coding sequence GTGCTCATCAACTCGCGAGTGCGGGTGGTCGCCGCCGCTACGGCGATCGGCGCGCTGACCGGTGGACTCGTCATGGCGGGCGTGGCGTCGGCCGCCCCCGGCTGCGGGGTCGACTACGCGGTGTCGAACAAGTGGCAGGGCGGGTTCTCCGCCACCGTCACGATCAAGAACCTCGGCGACCCGGTGGACGGGTGGCGGCTGGCCTGGGCGTTCCCCGGCTCCGAGCGGTACGGCCAGGGCTGGAACGCGGTGTTCTCCGCTTCGGGGGCGAGCGTGACGGCGTCCAACGTGGACTACAACCGGCAGATCCCCACCGGGGGCACGGCGTCGTTCGGGTTCAACGGCACGATGACCGGTGACTCGGTCGGCACGCCGTCGTCGTTCACCCTCAACGGCACGACCTGCACGGGCAACGTCGACCCGACAAGCACGACCACCACGACCACGACGACGGACCCGGGTCCTGGCCAGGGTGACCCGACGGGTCGCAAACAGGTTGAGCGGCTGGACCGGGGCGTGGTGAGCGTGCGGTCGGGTTCGGGCAACCTGGTGAGCTGGCGGCTGTTGGCGGGCGATTCCCCGTCGACGGGCTTCAACGTCTACCGGGGCGGCACCAAGCTCAACTCCTCCCCGATCACCACGTCCACCAACTACCTGGACAGCGGCGCGGCGGCGGACGCTTCCTACACCGTGCGCGCGGTGGTCAACGGCACCGAGCAGGCGGCGTCCCCGGCCTCCCTGTCGTTCGGGTCCGGGTACCGGGACGTGCCGATCTCCGCGCCCAGCGGCGACCACAGCGCGAACGACGCGAGCGTGGGTGACCTGGACGGTGACGGCGACTACGAGTTCGTGCTCAAGTGGGACCCCAGCAACGCCAAGGACAACAGCCAGGCGGGCGTGACCGGGAACGTCTTCATCGACGCCTACCGCCTGGACGGGACGCGGTTGTGGCGGATCGACCTGGGTCGCAACATCCGGGCGGGTGCGCACTACACCCAGTTCCAGGTCTACGACTACGACGGTGACGGCAAGGCCGAGGTCGCGATGAAGACCGCGGACGGCACCCGTGACGGTCGTGGCACGGTGATCGGCAACGCCTCCGCCGACTACCGCAACTCCGACGGCTACATCCTCTCGGGGCCGGAGTTCCTGACGATGTTCAACGGTCAGACGGGTGCGGCGGTGTCGACGGTCAGCTACGACCCGCCGCGTGGCACGGTGTCGTCGTGGGGCGACAGCTACGGCAACCGGGTGGACCGGTTCCTGGCCGGTACCGCCTACCTCGACGGCGCACGCCCGTCACTGATCATGGCGCGGGGCTACTACACGCGCGCGGTCATCGCCGCCTGGGACTTCCGCAACGGCACCCTGACCAAGCGGTGGACCTTCGACTCCAACGCCTCCGGCAACGGCACCTACGCGGGCCAGGGCAACCACTCGCTGACCATCGGCGACGTGGACGCCGACGGCCGGGACGAGATCGTCTACGGCGCGGCCACGATCGACGACAACGGGCGCGGGTTGTGGAACACCCGGTTCGGCCACGGTGACGCGGCGCACCTGAGCGACCTCGACCCCTCGCGGCCGGGCCTGGAGTACTACAAGGTCTCCGAGAACAGCAACCAGCCCGGCACCTGGTTCGCCGACGCCCGCACCGGCCAGGTGCTGTGGCAGACCGCGCCGTCCGGCGACAACGGCCGCGGCGTGTCGGCCGACATCTACGCCGGCAGCCCCGGCGCGGAGTCCTGGTCCTCCGCCGACAGCCAGGTCCGCAACACGCGCGGCACCGGCATCGGCCGCAAGCCGTCGTCGGCGAACTTCCTCATCTGGTGGGACGGCGACCCGACCCGCGAGCTGCTCGACCAGACCCGCATCGACAAGTACGGCACCGGCGGCGACACGCGCCTGCTCACCGGTTCCGGCGTGCGCTCCAACAACGGCACCAAGGCCACCCCGTCGTTGAGCGGTGACATCCTCGGCGACTGGCGCGAGGAGGTCGTCTGGCCCACCACGGACAACCGGGCCCTGCGCATCTACGCCACGCCGAACCAGACCGACCGGCGCATCCCCACGCTGATGCACGACACCCAGTACCGCGTCGCCATCGCCTGGCAGAACACCGCCTACAACCAGCCGCCGCACCCGAGCTTCCACATCGGGAACGGCATGGCCACCCCGCCGTGGCCGGACGTGCACTACGCCGGCTGA
- a CDS encoding ABC transporter ATP-binding protein, with protein MTSSDPPRGHRDPGEHALRALRRLFRPHRRHLLGALAVFVVKHSPVWLLPLVTATIVDTVVLRLPLAGMWVATGLIMFILVVNYPLHLLYVRLLHGSVRRAGTSLRSALCTRLQELSIGYHNRTSAGVLQAKVVRDVETVEQMVQQTTDSGLGAVTVLIGGLTVVGVRAPQFLPLLLVIVPLAALVVLRLRSSLRDHNEEFRQDVEHLAARVNEMTRLIPVTRAHGLEGHALRRMDATLRRVLDSGLRLDLLNGRVASLSWVFLNILGVVFLTASALVAYLGVWGITAGDVVMLSAFLTTSTTSLATLMSLAPVISKGLESVRSASEVLRTPDLEDHKGKAEVTAVRGAVEFRAVDHAYAETGRPAVRDFTLSVAPGETVALVGPSGAGKSTVLNLLIGFLRPQSGRILLDGVDMAGLDLRTYRRFISVVPQEPILFDGTVRENVAFGLPDVDDAAIRAALRDANALDFVESLPDGVETSVADRGSHLSGGQRQRLVIARALLRDPRLLILDEATSALDVESEALVQQALARLVRGRTTFVVAHRLSTVRSADRIVVMRDGAIRETGSHDELLRGGGVYARLHAG; from the coding sequence GTGACCTCGTCCGACCCGCCGCGAGGGCACCGCGACCCCGGCGAGCACGCGCTGCGCGCACTCCGCCGCCTGTTCCGCCCGCACCGGCGGCACCTGCTCGGCGCACTGGCCGTCTTCGTCGTCAAGCACAGCCCGGTCTGGCTGCTCCCCCTGGTCACGGCCACCATCGTGGACACCGTGGTGCTGCGCCTGCCGCTGGCCGGGATGTGGGTCGCCACCGGCTTGATCATGTTCATCCTGGTCGTCAACTACCCGCTGCACCTGCTCTACGTCCGCCTGCTGCACGGGAGCGTGCGCCGGGCGGGCACCTCGCTGCGGTCGGCCCTGTGCACGCGGTTGCAGGAGCTGTCCATCGGCTACCACAACCGCACGAGCGCGGGCGTGCTCCAGGCGAAGGTCGTCCGCGACGTCGAGACGGTCGAGCAGATGGTGCAGCAGACGACCGACAGCGGCTTGGGCGCGGTCACCGTCCTGATCGGCGGGCTCACCGTGGTGGGCGTGCGCGCGCCGCAGTTCCTGCCGCTGCTGCTGGTGATCGTGCCGCTCGCCGCCCTGGTGGTGCTGCGCCTGCGGTCCAGCCTGCGCGACCACAACGAGGAGTTCCGCCAGGACGTCGAGCACCTGGCCGCGCGGGTGAACGAGATGACCCGGTTGATCCCGGTGACCCGCGCGCACGGCTTGGAGGGCCACGCGCTGCGCCGGATGGACGCCACCCTGCGGCGGGTCCTGGACTCGGGACTGCGGCTGGACCTGCTGAACGGCCGGGTCGCGTCGCTGTCGTGGGTGTTCCTCAACATCCTCGGCGTGGTCTTCCTGACGGCCTCGGCCCTGGTCGCCTACCTGGGCGTCTGGGGCATCACGGCGGGCGACGTCGTCATGCTCAGCGCGTTCCTCACGACGTCGACCACGTCGCTGGCCACGTTGATGAGCCTGGCACCGGTGATCTCCAAGGGACTGGAGTCCGTCCGCTCGGCGAGCGAGGTGCTGCGCACGCCCGACCTGGAGGACCACAAGGGCAAGGCGGAAGTCACGGCTGTCCGCGGCGCGGTGGAGTTCCGGGCCGTCGACCACGCCTACGCCGAGACCGGGCGGCCCGCCGTGCGGGACTTCACGCTCTCCGTCGCGCCCGGTGAGACGGTCGCCCTGGTCGGGCCGTCCGGTGCGGGCAAGTCGACCGTGCTGAACCTGCTCATCGGCTTCCTGCGGCCCCAATCGGGCCGGATCCTGCTCGACGGCGTCGACATGGCGGGGCTCGACCTGCGCACGTACCGGCGGTTCATCTCGGTGGTGCCGCAGGAGCCGATCCTGTTCGACGGCACGGTCCGCGAGAACGTCGCCTTCGGCCTGCCCGACGTCGACGACGCCGCGATCCGGGCGGCACTGCGCGACGCCAACGCCCTGGACTTCGTCGAGAGCCTGCCCGACGGGGTGGAGACGTCGGTGGCGGACCGCGGTTCCCACCTGTCCGGCGGCCAGCGGCAGCGCCTGGTCATCGCTCGCGCGCTGCTCAGGGACCCCCGCCTGCTCATCCTCGACGAGGCCACGTCCGCCCTGGACGTCGAGTCCGAGGCGCTGGTCCAGCAGGCGTTGGCGAGGCTGGTCCGCGGCCGGACCACGTTCGTGGTCGCCCACCGGTTGTCGACCGTGCGGAGCGCGGACCGGATCGTGGTCATGCGGGACGGCGCGATCCGGGAGACCGGCTCGCACGACGAGCTGCTGCGCGGCGGTGGCGTCTACGCCCGGCTGCACGCGGGGTGA
- a CDS encoding GNAT family N-acetyltransferase yields MEIRSTTDEDHGVFIDTLHTAFGRFPETTADGRGTWWSALEPDRGLLAVTADGRPVGTAAAYSFELTLPGEVVVPTSGVSAVGVVPTHRRQGVLSAMMRHQLAELRGRGEFLSVLLASEATIYGRFGYGPATRTRRLTVQRHKAALAASRAGGAGAGSGSVEVMRRAECGELLEQVYDRYRRAQPGALSRPHRWWDRRAGQPPTSPAPRYIAVHRDADGVPDGYASYSLGDGDTLTVDETIATDDSVFTTLARFVLGHDLVGKVVFKHVPPDHPLRWQFADLRAAEVGHDTDWLWVRLLDVPRALTARGWSADGELVLDVSDPFLDEHGRYELAVRGGVAECVPTDREPDLSLDVRDLGSVYLGGTAPSTLVRAGHVKAHHPAAAARADALFRTERAPHCLHWF; encoded by the coding sequence ATGGAGATCCGTTCGACCACCGACGAGGACCACGGCGTCTTCATCGACACGCTCCACACCGCGTTCGGGCGCTTCCCGGAGACGACGGCCGACGGCCGCGGCACGTGGTGGTCGGCGTTGGAGCCGGACCGCGGGCTGCTCGCGGTGACCGCGGACGGGCGGCCCGTCGGCACCGCCGCCGCGTACTCCTTCGAGCTGACCCTGCCCGGTGAGGTCGTCGTGCCGACCTCCGGCGTGAGCGCCGTCGGCGTCGTGCCCACGCACCGCCGCCAGGGCGTGCTCAGCGCGATGATGCGGCACCAGCTGGCCGAGCTGCGGGGTCGCGGCGAGTTCCTGTCCGTGCTGCTGGCCTCCGAGGCGACGATCTACGGCCGGTTCGGCTACGGCCCGGCGACCCGCACGCGGCGGCTGACCGTGCAGCGGCACAAGGCCGCGCTCGCCGCCTCGCGAGCCGGAGGCGCGGGCGCCGGCTCGGGCTCGGTCGAGGTGATGCGGCGGGCGGAATGCGGTGAGCTGCTGGAACAGGTCTACGACCGGTACCGGCGGGCGCAGCCCGGGGCGCTGTCGCGTCCCCACCGCTGGTGGGACCGGCGCGCGGGGCAGCCGCCGACCTCGCCGGCACCGCGTTACATCGCGGTGCACCGCGACGCGGACGGCGTGCCGGACGGGTACGCGAGCTACTCGCTGGGTGACGGGGACACGTTGACCGTGGACGAGACGATCGCTACCGACGACTCCGTCTTCACCACCCTGGCCCGGTTCGTGCTCGGCCACGACCTGGTGGGCAAGGTGGTGTTCAAGCACGTCCCGCCCGACCACCCGCTGCGGTGGCAGTTCGCGGACCTCCGCGCCGCCGAGGTGGGCCACGACACCGACTGGCTGTGGGTGCGGCTGCTGGACGTCCCCCGCGCGCTGACCGCGCGTGGCTGGTCCGCCGACGGCGAGCTGGTGCTGGACGTCAGCGACCCGTTCCTGGACGAGCACGGCCGCTACGAGCTGGCGGTCCGCGGCGGCGTGGCCGAGTGCGTGCCCACGGACCGCGAGCCGGACCTGTCGCTGGACGTGCGCGACCTGGGCTCGGTCTACCTCGGCGGCACGGCGCCGAGCACGCTCGTGCGCGCCGGCCACGTCAAGGCGCACCACCCGGCCGCTGCCGCGCGCGCCGACGCCCTGTTCCGCACCGAACGCGCGCCGCACTGCCTGCACTGGTTCTGA
- a CDS encoding helix-turn-helix transcriptional regulator produces MPKTSARLLSLLSLLQARRDWPGALLAERLAVSPRTVRRDVDRLRELGYPIVTTKGPDGGYRLGAGTQLPPLLFDDEQAVALSVALRIATTSGAGIEEAAARALNTVRQVMPARLRHRIDTFRVTPVERTPRPQVDSGVLMALSAAVHAREVLRFDYGSGDPAATPPRRAEPHHLVTRGGRWYLVAWDLDRDDWRTFRADRVTPRTPTGPRFTPREVPGGDVAGFVAGRFSGSDDQGGPPCRGEVVLAVPAAEVSPFVHDGVVEELGPDRCRLTEGSWSWHALAAGLCRFDADIEVVGPTELKDAFAHLARRCAEAAR; encoded by the coding sequence ATGCCGAAAACCTCAGCACGACTGCTGTCACTGCTGTCACTGTTGCAGGCGCGCCGCGACTGGCCGGGCGCGCTGCTCGCCGAGCGGCTGGCGGTCAGCCCGCGCACGGTGCGCCGCGACGTCGACCGCCTGCGCGAGCTGGGCTACCCCATCGTGACCACCAAGGGGCCGGACGGCGGTTACCGCCTGGGTGCGGGCACGCAACTGCCGCCGCTGCTGTTCGACGACGAGCAGGCCGTGGCCCTGTCCGTGGCGCTGCGCATCGCCACCACGTCCGGCGCGGGCATCGAGGAAGCCGCGGCACGGGCGCTGAACACCGTCCGGCAGGTCATGCCCGCCAGGCTGCGCCACCGCATCGACACGTTCCGGGTCACCCCCGTCGAACGGACCCCGCGACCGCAGGTGGACAGCGGGGTGCTGATGGCGCTCAGCGCCGCGGTCCACGCGCGAGAGGTGCTGCGCTTCGACTACGGCTCCGGCGACCCGGCCGCGACACCGCCGCGCCGGGCCGAGCCGCACCACCTCGTCACCCGGGGCGGCCGCTGGTACCTCGTCGCCTGGGACCTCGACCGCGACGACTGGCGCACCTTCCGCGCGGACCGCGTCACGCCGCGCACACCCACCGGTCCCCGGTTCACCCCGCGCGAGGTGCCCGGAGGTGACGTGGCGGGGTTCGTCGCCGGGCGGTTCTCCGGGTCCGACGACCAGGGCGGCCCACCCTGCCGCGGCGAGGTGGTCCTCGCCGTGCCCGCCGCCGAGGTGTCGCCGTTCGTCCACGACGGCGTGGTGGAGGAACTCGGCCCGGACCGCTGTCGCCTCACGGAGGGCTCGTGGTCGTGGCACGCCCTGGCCGCCGGCCTCTGCCGGTTCGACGCCGACATCGAGGTGGTCGGACCGACCGAGCTGAAGGACGCGTTCGCCCACCTCGCCCGGCGTTGCGCCGAAGCCGCACGGTGA
- a CDS encoding VOC family protein has protein sequence MSVTTTTHLNFRGDARAALEFYRSAFGGHLAVVTYADAGAVQVAAEADQVMWGQVLAANGFHVMAYDVPSRMGYDPGENAFFVSVRGETVEEVTGYWERLGDGATVVVPLGPAGWAPAYGMLRDRFGVVWVVDVAAEHNA, from the coding sequence TTGTCCGTCACGACCACCACCCACCTGAACTTCCGCGGTGACGCCCGCGCGGCGCTGGAGTTCTACCGATCCGCCTTCGGCGGGCACCTCGCCGTCGTCACCTACGCCGACGCGGGCGCCGTCCAGGTCGCGGCCGAGGCCGACCAGGTGATGTGGGGCCAGGTGCTCGCCGCGAACGGCTTCCACGTGATGGCCTACGACGTGCCGTCGCGGATGGGCTACGACCCGGGCGAGAACGCGTTCTTCGTCTCCGTGCGCGGCGAGACCGTCGAAGAGGTCACCGGCTACTGGGAGCGGCTGGGCGACGGCGCGACCGTCGTGGTACCGCTGGGCCCGGCGGGCTGGGCTCCCGCCTACGGCATGCTGCGCGACCGGTTCGGCGTCGTCTGGGTCGTCGACGTCGCCGCCGAGCACAACGCCTGA
- a CDS encoding RICIN domain-containing protein, with the protein MMDFRRAASTTVAWVAALGTVTALTTTPSAVAAASCAVRDGVYGAAFYGEEDALLTDESGDAGTPVVLRPALGEPGYQEWAVDSSGDGTCTIRNLRSGLYLTPAAATVRPHRLVLVDTRPFEWQVRISSQADRVFISTPLPDGELRLDQAPLPIDPPHVDLQPPRPYGAQEWQLIRHE; encoded by the coding sequence ATGATGGACTTCCGACGTGCCGCCTCGACGACGGTCGCCTGGGTCGCCGCGCTCGGCACGGTGACCGCGTTGACCACCACTCCCTCGGCCGTGGCGGCAGCGTCCTGCGCCGTCCGGGACGGCGTCTACGGTGCCGCGTTCTACGGTGAGGAGGACGCCCTGCTCACCGACGAGTCGGGTGACGCGGGCACGCCGGTCGTGCTGCGGCCCGCGCTCGGCGAACCCGGCTACCAGGAGTGGGCCGTCGACTCCAGCGGCGACGGCACGTGCACCATCCGGAACCTGCGCAGCGGCCTCTACCTGACACCCGCCGCCGCGACGGTGCGGCCGCACCGACTCGTCCTCGTCGACACCCGCCCGTTCGAGTGGCAGGTGCGCATCAGCTCACAAGCCGACCGGGTGTTCATCTCGACCCCGCTGCCCGATGGCGAACTGCGGCTCGACCAAGCACCGCTGCCGATCGACCCGCCTCACGTCGACCTCCAACCACCCCGTCCCTACGGCGCGCAGGAGTGGCAGCTGATCCGACACGAGTGA
- a CDS encoding cytochrome P450 yields the protein MNRTAAVAPGALPVIGHAWPMMRDPLRFIGSLSALGDLVEVRLGPVRAYVPCHPDLVWQVLTDDRVFDKGGPFFDRVRATIGNGVGSCPHAEHRRQRRLIQPAFHRARLERYAAVMAEESSALTSGWRDGQVVDVYPALFGAALRTVLRCLFTTRADDGAVERMRRSVETLLHQITARMFVPAVVQRLPVPVNRRFDRALGDLRRAIDSMVEVYRRGDGDRGDLLSSLLAARDEDGRDRLDDAELGDQVLTMLVAGSDSVAATVSWALHLLDRHPDAAHRLRAEVDEVLGGRPVRASDLARLSRTGRVVTEALRLYPPGWLFTRITTEEVELGGHRLPAGTTVAFCPPAVHLRAGVHDRPHAFDPDRWLPARARELPRGGFVTFGGGARKCAGEAFGLAESSLLLATLVSRWRLRGARGSDVRPVALSTALRPRRLLLEASAR from the coding sequence ATGAACCGCACCGCGGCGGTGGCGCCGGGAGCGCTGCCGGTGATCGGTCACGCGTGGCCGATGATGCGCGACCCGTTGCGGTTCATCGGGTCGCTGTCCGCGCTGGGCGACCTGGTGGAGGTGCGGTTGGGCCCGGTGCGGGCCTACGTGCCGTGCCACCCGGACCTGGTGTGGCAGGTGTTGACCGACGACCGGGTGTTCGACAAGGGTGGGCCGTTCTTCGACCGGGTGCGGGCCACGATCGGCAACGGCGTCGGCAGTTGCCCGCACGCCGAGCACCGCAGGCAGCGGCGGTTGATCCAGCCCGCGTTCCACCGCGCCCGGCTGGAGCGCTACGCGGCGGTCATGGCGGAGGAGTCCTCGGCGTTGACGTCCGGTTGGCGGGACGGGCAGGTCGTCGACGTGTACCCGGCGTTGTTCGGCGCCGCGTTGCGCACCGTGCTGCGGTGCCTGTTCACCACCCGTGCCGACGACGGGGCGGTGGAGCGGATGCGGCGGTCGGTGGAGACGTTGCTGCACCAGATCACCGCGCGGATGTTCGTGCCCGCGGTGGTGCAACGGCTGCCGGTGCCGGTCAACCGCCGCTTCGACCGGGCGCTGGGCGACCTGCGGCGCGCCATCGACTCCATGGTCGAGGTGTACCGCCGCGGCGACGGCGACCGGGGCGACCTGCTGTCCTCGCTGCTGGCCGCACGGGACGAGGACGGGCGCGACCGGCTGGACGACGCCGAGCTCGGCGACCAGGTGCTGACGATGCTGGTGGCCGGGTCCGACAGCGTGGCGGCGACGGTCTCGTGGGCGCTGCACCTGCTCGACCGGCACCCCGACGCGGCGCACCGGCTCCGGGCCGAGGTCGACGAGGTGCTGGGCGGCCGACCGGTCCGGGCCTCCGACCTCGCGCGCCTGTCGCGCACCGGGCGCGTGGTCACCGAGGCGTTGCGCCTGTACCCGCCGGGGTGGCTGTTCACCCGGATCACCACCGAGGAGGTGGAGCTGGGCGGCCACCGGCTGCCGGCCGGCACGACGGTGGCGTTCTGCCCGCCCGCGGTGCACCTGCGCGCCGGGGTGCACGACCGGCCGCACGCGTTCGACCCGGACCGGTGGCTGCCGGCGCGGGCGCGGGAACTGCCCCGCGGTGGGTTCGTCACGTTCGGCGGCGGTGCGCGCAAGTGCGCGGGGGAGGCGTTCGGGCTGGCCGAGAGCAGCCTGCTGCTGGCGACGCTGGTGAGCCGGTGGCGGTTGCGCGGCGCGCGGGGCAGCGACGTCCGGCCGGTGGCGCTGTCCACCGCCCTGCGCCCCCGCCGCCTGCTGCTCGAAGCGTCCGCGCGGTGA
- a CDS encoding deaminase: MPTLDVDRITDHLRDAVRIALAEVERGGIPFAGVVLHPTAGVLGTGVNRVLVEQDPTAHAEVVALREAERAGSAPVSESVLLASGEPCGMCYRFAFDLGVDTVYYAVGADEAARYGFDYRASHRGLDRGGRTVEPLRVAGALDPFTAWARRAGR; this comes from the coding sequence ATGCCCACGCTGGACGTCGACCGGATCACCGACCACCTGCGGGACGCGGTGCGGATCGCACTGGCGGAGGTCGAGCGTGGCGGCATCCCGTTCGCGGGGGTGGTGCTCCACCCCACCGCCGGGGTCCTCGGCACCGGGGTGAACCGCGTGCTGGTCGAGCAGGACCCCACCGCGCACGCCGAGGTCGTGGCGCTGCGCGAGGCGGAGCGGGCCGGATCGGCGCCGGTGTCCGAGTCCGTGCTGCTGGCCTCGGGCGAGCCGTGCGGGATGTGCTACCGGTTCGCGTTCGACCTCGGCGTCGACACCGTCTACTACGCGGTCGGAGCCGATGAGGCGGCGCGGTACGGGTTCGACTACCGGGCCTCCCACCGCGGCCTCGACCGCGGCGGCCGGACCGTCGAGCCGTTGCGGGTGGCGGGAGCGCTCGACCCGTTCACGGCGTGGGCGCGGCGCGCCGGCCGGTGA
- a CDS encoding DMT family transporter has product MTTSTQPGTTRHEDTTATANRRAWLILLLAGLVEIGYAVSVGGSKGFTDLSWSIAAGVFFFLTVFTLSLALKNIDVGIGYAVWTGIGSSGAAVVSAFLLDQPLTPARVLWLAVIIGGVVWLKLASSPKYASGQA; this is encoded by the coding sequence ATGACCACCTCGACCCAACCCGGCACCACCCGGCACGAGGACACGACCGCCACCGCGAACCGCCGCGCCTGGCTGATCCTGCTGCTCGCGGGCCTCGTCGAGATCGGCTACGCGGTCAGCGTCGGCGGCAGCAAGGGCTTCACCGACCTGAGCTGGTCGATCGCCGCGGGCGTGTTCTTCTTCCTCACCGTCTTCACGCTCAGCCTCGCGCTGAAGAACATCGACGTCGGCATCGGCTACGCGGTCTGGACCGGCATCGGCTCGTCCGGCGCGGCCGTCGTCAGCGCGTTCCTGCTCGACCAGCCCCTCACCCCGGCGCGCGTCCTCTGGCTGGCGGTGATCATCGGTGGCGTGGTGTGGCTGAAGCTGGCCTCCAGCCCGAAGTACGCCTCGGGGCAGGCGTGA